From Brevibacterium ihuae, the proteins below share one genomic window:
- a CDS encoding FtsQ-type POTRA domain-containing protein: MSTASLADRLAARRRARIRTWAIVGAVAALVLGLAAAAWFTPVLELRAVEVTGAELTDPAEVEDAVLASHGGTPLPQIRLSRVEDELVSAFPKAASVEVGWAGPNALSVAVTDREPVLAVPADGGWDRYDVDGEVIDSVADEPKGLPVLALEDDADVPGAVSAVVAFLDAVPAEQRAGVTSMSAGSGRDLRMRYDHEGTEVTVLFGSPEDAARKFEVARALMATGATEIDVSVPEVPVTR; the protein is encoded by the coding sequence GTGAGCACGGCGAGCCTCGCGGACCGGCTCGCCGCCCGCAGGCGCGCTCGGATCCGCACCTGGGCGATCGTCGGCGCGGTCGCGGCCCTCGTCCTCGGGCTCGCGGCGGCGGCATGGTTCACCCCGGTGCTCGAGCTGCGCGCCGTCGAGGTCACCGGTGCCGAGCTCACCGACCCGGCGGAGGTCGAGGACGCGGTCCTGGCCTCCCACGGCGGCACCCCGCTGCCGCAGATCCGCCTCTCCCGCGTCGAGGACGAGCTCGTCTCCGCGTTCCCCAAGGCGGCGAGCGTCGAGGTCGGCTGGGCCGGCCCGAACGCGCTGTCGGTCGCAGTGACCGATCGGGAGCCCGTGCTCGCGGTGCCCGCCGACGGCGGCTGGGACCGCTACGACGTCGACGGCGAGGTCATCGACTCCGTCGCCGACGAGCCGAAGGGCCTCCCGGTCCTCGCCCTCGAGGACGACGCCGACGTCCCCGGCGCGGTGAGCGCCGTCGTCGCCTTCCTCGACGCGGTGCCCGCCGAGCAGCGCGCCGGGGTCACCTCGATGAGCGCCGGCTCCGGCCGCGACCTTCGGATGCGCTACGACCACGAGGGCACCGAGGTCACCGTGCTGTTCGGCTCGCCGGAGGACGCCGCCCGGAAGTTCGAGGTCGCCCGCGCGCTCATGGCGACCGGCGCCACCGAGATCGACGTGTCCGTGCCCGAGGTGCCCGTCACCCGCTGA
- the ftsZ gene encoding cell division protein FtsZ, translated as MAEFPQSGADIKVAGTGGGGVNAVQRMIDVGLRGVEFIAINTDAQALLLSEADLKLEIGRDLTRGLGAGADPEIGRKAAEDSEEAIEEALEGADMVFVTAGEGGGTGTGAAPVVARIARSLGALTIGVVTRPFTFEGRRRSAQAEAGIAALREEVDTLIVIPNDRLLSISDRNVSVLEAFQSADEVLRSGVQGITDLISTPGMINLDFADVKSVMQNAGTALMGIGSAVGEDRAVQAAEAAIASPLLEASIEGAHGVLLSIQGGSDLGLFEINEAARLVQEAAHPEANIIFGTVIDDNLGDECRITVIAAGFDSQASESSEPTGRPAFAEPEADSAGQDSDRGETGQGQFGQAPAGQGQFAAGQASQGQPGPGQQPGADPQSRPQSGHPGSDVPSSLPEEKPSRFDNSDLDIPDFLK; from the coding sequence TTGGCTGAATTCCCACAATCCGGAGCGGACATCAAAGTCGCCGGCACCGGCGGTGGCGGCGTCAATGCTGTCCAGCGGATGATCGACGTCGGCCTGCGCGGTGTCGAGTTCATCGCGATCAACACCGACGCGCAGGCGCTCCTCCTGTCGGAGGCCGACCTCAAGCTCGAGATCGGCCGCGACCTCACCCGCGGCCTCGGGGCCGGCGCGGACCCGGAGATCGGCCGCAAGGCGGCCGAGGACTCCGAGGAGGCCATCGAGGAGGCGCTCGAGGGCGCCGACATGGTCTTCGTCACCGCTGGCGAGGGCGGCGGCACCGGCACCGGTGCGGCGCCCGTCGTGGCACGCATCGCGCGGTCGCTCGGCGCGCTCACCATCGGTGTCGTCACCCGACCCTTCACGTTCGAGGGCCGTCGCCGCTCGGCACAGGCCGAGGCCGGCATCGCCGCCCTCCGCGAAGAGGTCGACACGCTCATCGTCATCCCCAATGACCGCCTGCTCTCGATCTCGGACCGCAACGTGTCCGTGCTCGAGGCCTTCCAGTCGGCCGATGAGGTCCTCCGCTCCGGCGTGCAGGGCATCACCGACCTCATCTCGACCCCGGGGATGATCAACCTCGACTTCGCGGACGTCAAGTCGGTCATGCAGAACGCCGGCACCGCCCTCATGGGCATCGGCTCCGCCGTCGGCGAGGACCGCGCGGTGCAGGCCGCCGAGGCCGCGATCGCCTCCCCGCTGCTCGAGGCGAGCATCGAGGGTGCGCATGGCGTGCTGCTGAGCATCCAGGGCGGCTCCGACCTCGGCCTGTTCGAGATCAACGAGGCCGCGCGCCTCGTGCAGGAGGCCGCGCACCCGGAGGCGAACATCATCTTCGGCACGGTCATCGACGACAACCTCGGCGACGAGTGCCGGATCACCGTCATCGCCGCCGGCTTCGATTCGCAGGCCAGCGAGTCCTCCGAACCCACCGGACGCCCGGCCTTCGCCGAGCCCGAAGCCGACTCGGCCGGTCAGGATTCCGACCGCGGCGAGACGGGCCAGGGCCAGTTCGGTCAGGCCCCGGCCGGCCAGGGGCAGTTCGCCGCCGGCCAGGCATCACAGGGCCAGCCCGGCCCGGGGCAGCAGCCCGGTGCCGACCCGCAGTCCCGCCCGCAGTCCGGCCACCCCGGCTCCGACGTCCCGTCGTCGCTGCCGGAGGAGAAGCCGTCCCGGTTCGACAACTCGGACCTGGACATCCCGGACTTCCTCAAGTGA
- the pgeF gene encoding peptidoglycan editing factor PgeF, with translation MLHSRFVLSGERFTAHAAFTDRRGGYSSGPFDSFNLALHVGDAPETVAANRSMLATVLELQADRLGYVSQVHGTAVHRLELDDPPASVPGDPVTADAQVTASTDLGLVVQVADCTPVLLADVDAGVVGAVHAGRQGMADGVVPAALEAMTAAGARHVTAIIGPSICPRCYEVPAELRAAVADAEPVTASVSAHGTPALDVAAGVAEQLRRAGVAIHRWVPECTAEDPALYSYRRDGETGRFAGIIWLRANPAAG, from the coding sequence GTGCTGCACAGCCGCTTCGTCCTGTCCGGTGAGCGCTTCACCGCGCATGCCGCGTTCACCGACAGGAGGGGCGGCTACAGCAGCGGGCCGTTCGACTCCTTCAACCTCGCGCTCCACGTCGGCGACGCCCCGGAGACGGTCGCGGCGAACCGAAGCATGCTCGCCACCGTGCTCGAGCTCCAGGCCGACCGGCTCGGATACGTGTCCCAGGTGCACGGCACGGCGGTGCACCGGCTCGAGCTCGACGACCCCCCCGCCTCGGTGCCCGGCGACCCGGTGACCGCCGATGCGCAGGTCACCGCGAGCACCGACCTCGGGCTCGTCGTCCAGGTCGCCGACTGCACCCCCGTGCTCCTCGCCGATGTCGACGCCGGCGTGGTCGGCGCGGTCCACGCCGGTCGGCAGGGCATGGCCGACGGGGTGGTGCCCGCCGCGCTCGAAGCGATGACCGCCGCCGGTGCGCGCCACGTCACCGCGATCATCGGCCCGTCGATCTGTCCCCGCTGCTACGAGGTGCCCGCCGAGCTCCGCGCCGCCGTGGCGGACGCCGAGCCGGTGACCGCCTCCGTCTCCGCCCACGGCACCCCGGCGCTCGACGTCGCCGCGGGCGTCGCCGAGCAGCTGCGCCGCGCGGGCGTCGCGATCCACCGCTGGGTGCCGGAGTGCACCGCGGAGGACCCGGCTCTCTACTCCTACCGGCGCGACGGCGAGACCGGCCGGTTCGCCGGGATCATCTGGCTGCGGGCGAACCCCGCCGCCGGCTGA
- a CDS encoding cell division protein SepF, with translation MSALKKIGTYLGFVEDDLDEPQARHHRAADTDDYADDYGVEDFDEVVEYEEPAAVTPIRASVRPVESAPASAMQRIQTIHPRSYNDAKAIGTAFRDGIPVIMNLSAMDEANSKRLVDFSAGLIFGLRGSIEKVTNNVFLLTPENIEVSTENDDAGDTQASFFNQS, from the coding sequence ATGTCCGCGCTCAAGAAGATCGGCACCTATCTGGGATTCGTCGAGGACGACCTCGACGAGCCGCAGGCGCGCCACCACCGCGCCGCCGACACCGACGACTACGCAGACGACTACGGGGTCGAGGACTTCGACGAGGTCGTCGAATACGAGGAGCCCGCCGCCGTGACCCCCATCCGCGCCTCCGTCCGCCCCGTCGAGTCGGCCCCCGCCTCGGCGATGCAGCGGATCCAGACCATCCACCCCCGCAGCTACAACGACGCGAAGGCCATCGGCACCGCGTTCCGCGACGGCATCCCCGTCATCATGAACCTCTCCGCGATGGACGAGGCGAACTCGAAGCGCCTCGTCGACTTCTCCGCGGGCCTGATCTTCGGCCTGCGCGGCTCGATCGAGAAGGTCACGAACAACGTCTTCCTCCTCACCCCGGAGAACATCGAGGTGTCCACGGAGAACGACGACGCCGGCGACACGCAGGCGAGCTTCTTCAACCAGAGCTGA
- a CDS encoding YggT family protein: protein MGIIFHLLATIVSLYVYVLLARVIIDLIQVFSRDWRPTGFVLVLCEIVYTLTDPPITLMRRIIPPVRLGQISLDLGFIVVFILVQVLAGALRIAGNSFV from the coding sequence GTGGGCATCATCTTCCATCTCCTGGCGACGATCGTCAGCCTGTACGTCTACGTGCTGCTGGCCCGCGTCATCATCGACCTCATCCAGGTCTTCTCCCGCGATTGGCGGCCGACCGGTTTCGTGCTCGTCCTGTGCGAGATCGTGTACACGCTCACCGATCCGCCGATCACGCTCATGCGCCGGATCATCCCGCCGGTCCGTCTCGGGCAGATCTCGCTCGACCTCGGCTTCATCGTCGTCTTCATCCTCGTCCAGGTCCTCGCCGGAGCGCTGCGCATCGCGGGCAACTCCTTCGTCTGA